The stretch of DNA CTCCCGGGCCACGCCCTCGTCCTCGGGGTGCCCGGCGTGCGCGTAGTGGTTGGTCCCGGTCGTGAACGAGCCGGGCACGACGATGGTGGTGTCGATGCCGAAGGGCGAGAGCTCGGCGGCGTAGCTCACGGCCAGCGAGTCCTCCGCCGCCTTCGCCGCGAAGTACGGCCCGAGGTAGGGCGGGGTGCCGCCGCGGGCGCTGCTGGAGCCCACCCAGACGAGGAGCCCGTCCCGCTGCCTGCGCAGGTGCGGCAGGACGGCCCGGTTGAGCCGCTGGGTGGTGAGGACGTTGCTGTCGTACACCGCGGCGAGCTGCTCGGGGGTGAACGCCTCCGCCGGCCCGAGGACCATGTGCCCCGCGTTGTGCACGACGACGTCGATCCGCCCCGCCTCGTCGAGGACGCGCTGCACGGCGGCGTCGACCGACCCCTGGTCGCCGACGTCCAGCTCGACGGCGCGGGCGCTGGGCCCGTACGCGTCGAAGTCGGCCGCCGCCGCGGCGTTGCGGCCGGCGGTGGCGCGCATGCCGCCGTAGACCAGGTGCCCCGCGTCGGCCAGGGCGCGCGCGGTCATCGCGCCGAAGCCGCTCGAGGCGCCGGTGACGACGACGGTCCTCCCCGTCCCGGCGGCGGGCCTCATGCCAGGCCCCCGTTGACGTAGAGGACCTGGCCGTTCACCCACCGGGCCGGTCCCGCGAGGAAGGAGACGACTTCCGCGACGTCCTCGGGCCTGCCCAGGCGCTCGAGCGGGGACTGCTCGGCCATCCGCTCGATGACCTCCTCCGGCTTGCCGTCGAGGAAGAGCGGCGTGGCGGTGGGGCCGGGGGCGACCGCGTTCACCGTGACGTCGCGCCCGCGCAGCTCGAGCGCGAGGATCCTCGTGATCGCGTCGACCGCCCCCTTGCTCGCCGCGTAGGCGGAGTACGTCGGCAGCGA from Vallicoccus soli encodes:
- a CDS encoding SDR family oxidoreductase, which encodes MRPAAGTGRTVVVTGASSGFGAMTARALADAGHLVYGGMRATAGRNAAAAADFDAYGPSARAVELDVGDQGSVDAAVQRVLDEAGRIDVVVHNAGHMVLGPAEAFTPEQLAAVYDSNVLTTQRLNRAVLPHLRRQRDGLLVWVGSSSARGGTPPYLGPYFAAKAAEDSLAVSYAAELSPFGIDTTIVVPGSFTTGTNHYAHAGHPEDEGVAREYADAHDGAVDELLRRQAAQSPPDADPGEVARRIVEVVGLPKGRRPFRVYVDPAQDGAEEVFRVGDRVRREFYRILGFPEMLGPR